AATGCAGCATGGCAGCCCAAGGGGCTGCCGCTGCTCAGAACGTCGAAAATCCCAGGGCGGCCCGGAAGCGGTTCTTGACGTACACACCGTCGCGCGGGGGCAGCGCGCGCGGCGGTTCGTCCGGATTGATGAACACCTGGGCGAAGGCGACGCCACGCCGCGCCATCACGCGCTCGGCGACCTCGCCCGCCCTGCCCGTTTCCCTGACGGCAAACGCATCCTTGATGCCGAACCCCTGCGCCACGGCCACCAGGTCCGTTCCCAGACTGGTATGGCTGCGCTGCATGCCGGTCTCGCCGAAGTGGCCGTTGTCCAGCACCACGATGGTCAGGTTTTTGGGCTGCTTGGCGCCGACGGTGCCCAGCGTGCCCACACCCATCAACTGTTCGCCGTCGCCGGTGATGACAAGCACGGGCCGGTCCGGCTGCGCTAGCGCCAGGCCCAGGCCGAGCGCCACGGCGCCGCCCATGGCGCCCCATAGATAGAAGTTCTGGTCCCGGTC
The DNA window shown above is from Achromobacter spanius and carries:
- a CDS encoding thiamine pyrophosphate-dependent enzyme — translated: MSTTLNASGAVDRRAFVSQLIAASPDALIVSGLGSPSYDVFAAGDRDQNFYLWGAMGGAVALGLGLALAQPDRPVLVITGDGEQLMGVGTLGTVGAKQPKNLTIVVLDNGHFGETGMQRSHTSLGTDLVAVAQGFGIKDAFAVRETGRAGEVAERVMARRGVAFAQVFINPDEPPRALPPRDGVYVKNRFRAALGFSTF